GATTCATTGATCTTTCTTCCTTTTCTCCTCTAAAAGTTTTTGAAGTTCTTCTTTTGAGAAAAAGTACTCTTCACTACAGAAATTACACTTGATACTTACTCCACCTTCCTTTATAAGTTCTTCTATTTCACTTTCAGGAAATGCCAGAATTCCTCCTTCTGCTACTTCTTTGGAACATTTACACTTGAACGAAAGCTCTTTTAGAGCAAGAAGGTTTGGAGTAAAACCTTCAAAAAGCATTTCCACAATATCTTCAGGCCTTTTACCTTCCTTTATTAAGGAGCTCACAGGAGGTATCTTCTTTACGTTTTTCTCCAATGTTTCTATTGCTTTTTCTGTAGCTCCCGGAAGTGGCTGAACTAAAAAACCTCCAGCTGCTTCTACTTTTCCTGTTTCTCCAACAAGAACACCTATAGAAACAGCACTTGGAATCTGTTCAGATTTTAAAAGATAGTAAGCAATATCTTCTGCTATTTCTCCAGAAACCAAGGGAACGGTACTCTCATATGGAGTTCCAAATCCAAAATCTTTTACAACAGTTAAAGTTCCACTTCCAACAGCTTTTGCAATGTCAAATTTTTTCTTTCCATCTACTTCTTTTACGAAGGTTGGAACATCAGGATTTTGGACAAAACCTCTTACTTCACCTTTAGCGTTTGCTTCAGCTACAACAAGACCTATTGGCCCATTCCCTTCTATCCTTAAAAGAATCCTTTGTTCGGTTCCATGTTTAAGTAAAGAAGTAAGAAGTATTACTCCTGTTAACGCTCTTCCTAAAACTGCAGTAGCAATTGGAGAGGTCTTGTGTTTTAACCTTGCAATTTCACAAAGATTGGTTGTTCTTACAACAAGAGTTCTTAAAGCATCTTTCTTAGGAACAGCAATTACTCCGTAATCTCTATCTAGAAAATAGTTTTTTAAATCATCCTTTACAGAAGAGGTAAGCTCTTTCATAAGTTTTTCTCTATTTTCCATTTTTCCTCCAAAAGTTTTACCTTTGTTTTACAATCTCTAACTTCTCAAGGTCGAAAACCATGTTATCGTGAGCTGCTATAACATTTACGTTCGTTTTTCTTGCTATATCAAAAGCAACTTCCCAAGACTTTCCATCAAGCATAGTTCTCCCAAAGTGAGTAAGAATAGCAACCTTTGGCTTTATTTCTCCTATAATCCTTTCTGCATCAACAGCTGATAGGTGAGGTATCTTTGGATTTGGATCCTTCATCGTAACGTTAAGGATTAACAAATTTTCAGCAATTTTGTATTCTTTTAGAAGTTCATCAAAGTATGCTGTATCTGAGATGTAAGCTATCTTCTTTTTCCACAAGAAAATAACTCCATAAGTTTCAACTCCGTGAACGTTTCGAATAGGAAATAAAACTTTTAACTTTTCACTCAACTCATAAGTCAATCCTTCTTTTATTACTACCGTTTTCTCTATATTTCCTCGAGTAAATTGAAGAACAACCGGATCTTCATCTACAGCATCTTTGGGACAGAAGAGGATTCCTCTTTTTTTCTTTCCCCCAAGGGTCATAGATTCCAAAATATGGTTAACATCCGCACAGTGGTCTAAGTGCCTGTGGGAAAGAATAACTACATCTACCCAGTGGGGCTCTAACCCCTTCTTGTGAGAATGGATAAAAGCTCCAGGGCCGGGATCAACGTGAATATTCAATCCATCAAAATTAAACCAAAGTCCTCCTGCTTGTCTCTGAAAACCAAAAGCTACATAACGGGCACCTGCGGTACCAAGAAAGACGAGTTTGTTTAAAACGGTTTCTTTTGTCAGCTTCAAGCTATGCAAATTCCTCTCTTACTCGTCTTTATGAACTCAAGTAGTTCCTTAACGCAAAGGTATTCTCCAAACTTTTCTTCCACTTCCTTCAAAGAAACTCGGAACGGTAATTCTCCCTTAAAGATAGTATCAAAGGCTTTAGATAAAGCTTTTATTTCCTCTTTTGAGAAACCTCTCCTTTTCAGACCCACTATGTTTATTCCTTCAAGCTTTGCTCTATTACCGGAAGCTAAAGTAAACGGTGGAACGTCTCTATGAACCGCAGAAGCTCCGCCTATCATAGCATGCTTTCCAATTCTTACAAACTGATGGACACCAGTCAATCCACCAATTATGGCAAAATCTTCAACTATTACATGCCCTGCAAGCTGAACCCCATTAGCGACAATAACATTGTTCCCTATATGGCAATCGTGGGCAACATGGGAATAGGCCATTAATAGAACGTTGTCTCCTATCTTTGTAACCATTCCACCGCCTTCCGTTCCACGGTGAATAGTTACATATTCCCTTATTTTCACTCTATTACCAATAATTACTTTTGAAGGTTCCCCTCTATACTTAAGATCCTGCGGTTCTACACCTATAGTAGCTCCAAAGATAAGACATTCTTCTCCTATTGTTGTATCACCCTCTATTACTGCTCCTTGTTTTACAACAGTGTTTTTCCCAATTTTTACATTGCTTCCTATATATGAAAAGGCTTCAACAACTACCCCTTCGTCAAGTTCTGCTCCTTTCTCAACAACGGCAGTAGGATGGATCTTGACCATTACTTCCTCGCAATCATTGCCATAATTTCTGCTTCACAAACCAAATCTTCTCCAACAAAAGCTTTTCCAAGCATTTTAGAAAGTTTTTTCTTAATGGTAGTAGGTTCTAAAACAAACTTTACAGTATCTCCGGGTCTTACAGGCTTTCTAAAACGGGCTTTATCTATTCCCATAAAGTAGATGACGTACTCTTCAGGATCTATGTCAAAAGATTTAAACATAAGAACACAACCGACTTGAGCCATTGCCTCAACAAGAAGAACTCCCGGCATTATTGGATGTCCCGGAAAATGCCCTTGAAAGAAGGGCTCATTCATAGTTACGTTTTTAATTCCAACTATTCTCTTTTTTGGTTCAAACTCAATAATTTTATCTACAAGGAGAAATGGGTACCTGTGAGGAATTATCTTCATAATTTCCATTACGTCCATTACCATAAGTTAACCCTCCACCTTTCTTAAGAGAACAACAGCTTTTGCTGAGATACCTTCTCCTCGCCCTTCAAATCCCAATTTTTCTGTAGTTGTTGCCTTCACCGAAACATTGTCAACTGGGATATTTAAAACGTCTGCTATATTTTCTCTCATCTTCTCCTTGTAAGGAGAAAGTTTAGGCCTTTGGGCTACTACTACAGAATCAACATTTGCAACCTGAAAACCTAAACTTTTAGCCTTTTCATTTACTTCCTTTAAAAGAATCAAACTGGAAATTCCTTTGAACTTCTCATCTGTATCTGGAAAGTGTTCTCCTATATCTCCTAAAGCCAATGCCCCTAAAATAGCATCACATATTGCATGGACAAGAACATCAGCATCAGAATGCCCTTTAAGTCCCTTTTCAAAGGGAATCTCTACCCCGCCAATAATGAGTTTACAACCTTCCTCTAACCTATGGACGTCATAACCTATGCCAACTCTAAACATTAAGCCAACCTACTCTTTATTAGCTTTTCTATTTCCTCTCTTATGACTTTTTCTGCAATTTCAGGAACAACCTCCCAAACGATTTCACGAATAACTTCTTCTACTTTAGATCTAACTTCGTCTTCACTTATGTTTAGCACTGAAGCTGAAGTTGATATTTCATTTTTAACAGGAACAGAATCCTTTGGCTGCAAGTCAGTTTGAGGCTGGGATTGAGGTTGGGGTTCAGGCTGTGGTTGAACTTGCTGTGCCTGCTGAAAGTCAAGAGATGCTTGAGGTTCTATTTGCTGAGGCTGAGAAACAGCTTGAGGCTCAACTTGAGGAATTTCTTGAGGTAAAGAAGGTTCCACACTTGAAACAGGTTCCACAGTAGGTTCTAAAGAAGGTGTCTCCTGAGATGCGGGTTCTATAGTAGGGATTGATTGTGGTTCTGATGACTCAATCTCTACTGGCTGAAGATCTACTGGTTGAGGTTGAAGTTGAGTAGGCTCAGGATCTACTGGTTGTATTTCTAACGCCTGAGTTGAAAAGGTCTCAGCAGGTTCAATAGAAATGGCAGCTGTTTCAGGCTCTACTGGAGTAATAGAAGTACTAGAAACGCTAGGAGTAACTTGAGGTTGTGACATTGCTTTTTCCACAG
This window of the Desulfurobacteriaceae bacterium genome carries:
- a CDS encoding MBL fold metallo-hydrolase, yielding MKLTKETVLNKLVFLGTAGARYVAFGFQRQAGGLWFNFDGLNIHVDPGPGAFIHSHKKGLEPHWVDVVILSHRHLDHCADVNHILESMTLGGKKKRGILFCPKDAVDEDPVVLQFTRGNIEKTVVIKEGLTYELSEKLKVLFPIRNVHGVETYGVIFLWKKKIAYISDTAYFDELLKEYKIAENLLILNVTMKDPNPKIPHLSAVDAERIIGEIKPKVAILTHFGRTMLDGKSWEVAFDIARKTNVNVIAAHDNMVFDLEKLEIVKQR
- the lpxA gene encoding acyl-ACP--UDP-N-acetylglucosamine O-acyltransferase codes for the protein MVKIHPTAVVEKGAELDEGVVVEAFSYIGSNVKIGKNTVVKQGAVIEGDTTIGEECLIFGATIGVEPQDLKYRGEPSKVIIGNRVKIREYVTIHRGTEGGGMVTKIGDNVLLMAYSHVAHDCHIGNNVIVANGVQLAGHVIVEDFAIIGGLTGVHQFVRIGKHAMIGGASAVHRDVPPFTLASGNRAKLEGINIVGLKRRGFSKEEIKALSKAFDTIFKGELPFRVSLKEVEEKFGEYLCVKELLEFIKTSKRGICIA
- the ispF gene encoding 2-C-methyl-D-erythritol 2,4-cyclodiphosphate synthase; the encoded protein is MFRVGIGYDVHRLEEGCKLIIGGVEIPFEKGLKGHSDADVLVHAICDAILGALALGDIGEHFPDTDEKFKGISSLILLKEVNEKAKSLGFQVANVDSVVVAQRPKLSPYKEKMRENIADVLNIPVDNVSVKATTTEKLGFEGRGEGISAKAVVLLRKVEG
- the fabZ gene encoding 3-hydroxyacyl-ACP dehydratase FabZ; the encoded protein is MVMDVMEIMKIIPHRYPFLLVDKIIEFEPKKRIVGIKNVTMNEPFFQGHFPGHPIMPGVLLVEAMAQVGCVLMFKSFDIDPEEYVIYFMGIDKARFRKPVRPGDTVKFVLEPTTIKKKLSKMLGKAFVGEDLVCEAEIMAMIARK
- the hslO gene encoding Hsp33 family molecular chaperone HslO, with product MENREKLMKELTSSVKDDLKNYFLDRDYGVIAVPKKDALRTLVVRTTNLCEIARLKHKTSPIATAVLGRALTGVILLTSLLKHGTEQRILLRIEGNGPIGLVVAEANAKGEVRGFVQNPDVPTFVKEVDGKKKFDIAKAVGSGTLTVVKDFGFGTPYESTVPLVSGEIAEDIAYYLLKSEQIPSAVSIGVLVGETGKVEAAGGFLVQPLPGATEKAIETLEKNVKKIPPVSSLIKEGKRPEDIVEMLFEGFTPNLLALKELSFKCKCSKEVAEGGILAFPESEIEELIKEGGVSIKCNFCSEEYFFSKEELQKLLEEKRKKDQ
- a CDS encoding response regulator; its protein translation is MKVLFADDKKNWHMLIDMVLGRRNFDVEHSYTVSETISKVSSESPNVLILDVSLQDGTAYDVISQVQGKVPIVVIGYDKEEFDEAKISSLGAIPLKKPFTVDELLSAVEKAMSQPQVTPSVSSTSITPVEPETAAISIEPAETFSTQALEIQPVDPEPTQLQPQPVDLQPVEIESSEPQSIPTIEPASQETPSLEPTVEPVSSVEPSLPQEIPQVEPQAVSQPQQIEPQASLDFQQAQQVQPQPEPQPQSQPQTDLQPKDSVPVKNEISTSASVLNISEDEVRSKVEEVIREIVWEVVPEIAEKVIREEIEKLIKSRLA